A section of the Bacteroidales bacterium genome encodes:
- a CDS encoding F0F1 ATP synthase subunit gamma, whose product LVYNQFKNAAVQLLTVETFLPVKIEVPKDQEVIHPDYIFEPTKEVMVKEIIPKSLKIQFFKALLDSFAAEHGARMTAMYKATDNATELLNTLRLNYNKARQASITNEILEIVSGANALGK is encoded by the coding sequence CTGGTTTACAATCAGTTCAAGAATGCTGCTGTTCAGCTGCTGACCGTTGAAACCTTCCTTCCGGTTAAAATTGAGGTTCCGAAAGACCAGGAGGTAATACACCCCGATTATATCTTTGAGCCTACCAAGGAAGTAATGGTAAAGGAGATCATTCCTAAGTCGCTGAAAATACAGTTTTTTAAAGCGCTTCTTGATTCGTTTGCCGCTGAGCATGGAGCCCGCATGACTGCTATGTACAAAGCAACCGACAATGCCACGGAGTTGCTCAATACCCTGCGGCTGAATTACAATAAAGCCCGCCAGGCATCCATAACCAATGAAATTCTTGAGATAGTGAGCGGAGCCAATGCGCTCGGGAAATAG